CACAAAAATGAATTGAATCGGCTTGGCCTCCTCCTCACGTAAATTTCCTTTGGTAATTTTGCCTACTTTCTTACTTTTATTAAAGTTATGTTTGACtctaaaagttatatttatggCTTTAAATGTTATTAGAATCATCCTAGCTACTTTCTGCTGGCGTGGATTTAAAGCTCgaaatctttttgaaaatgttattttcCCTTGGccgttttttaaaatttacagaaaagttatttttgtcccctcaaaaatataaaataaccaTTTCATCCGTCGAAAAAGCTATGTAAtagttgtttttttaaatatatatatatatatatatatatatagaaaatgcgtttagtttataaatttatataatatttctgTATAGATTTGCATTCtcaaaagttatatttatattttaaaaaaatttacttggttttattatttttctctaggctccttcaaaatcttttaaatagattttacGCTGCGTTTGGTTCCTTGATTGAACGACTCAGATTTAGACCTTTTCTAGCATTCAAATGCCCAACTCTTACTaacttattttaactcaaaatctctttacatgtgagatctataacctttttcaacttcacataaatacatctaaactcatcttaacattaaaatacatctaaacttatcttaggtGCCTCGCAGAACTCACtccacaatctcaactcactattattcatagagaACTTAATttagctcaacatctaaacgcagtctATTTATCCGTCCTCAATATATAGTTTAATTGAAGATTCCTCATTAGGTCATGTTCATTACCTTGATGTGGTGTAAAATCCTCCTTTACACACTCCAATAAAAATAAGACATCCCAAGAGTGATATAATGCACGCATCCGCACTAAATTTTTTgcacaaaaaattgaaattttcaatCATTCGGACCGCCATCCCGAGAGATAGTTGGAGCGGAAAATTAATTATGGGTGCTGCTACAATGTTTGAGAAGAGTGATTGACAAGTGTTATCCAATGAGAGCTGTGCTACGGATCAGCCACTGTTCACGGCTAATCCATAGCACACCTTAGCTggcactatatttttttttcctttctttctctaaACGCAGACCACATCTCTCTCATTAGTACTTCTCCCTCTCATTAGCTCTCTCTCTTGTCtacactctctctcatcaagctctctTACTCatcacatctctctctcactcctcGGGTCTCTCTCTCACATCAATTTCATCTCAGTTGCCGAAGTAGAATTGAGGAGGATCAAAAGAGTTATGGTAGGGAGGAAAGGCATAGTTGGGGAAGtcatgagtgagagagagagagagagagagagagagagagagagagagagagagagagagagagagagagagagaagtggagAATTTTTTCAACAAGAAATGTTATCACAAGGTGGTGGCGAACATGGACAAAATTGTTTTTGAGATTTAGTCAACAGGTGTGAGATTTCTGCTAAAGCAATAAACAATCCGGCCCCAAACAGATCTTGGGTAATATACTTCCATGGCATGGAACTCGAACTTACCAAATTCAGCAGAGGCTTCGAGGAAAGTGGGTGCCATCCACTTTTGgattagaaataagaaaaaaggaagggaaaaagagaaatcAGAGAGAACGGACGGAGTTTTATTATGAGATGTTTTTGGTAATTTTACTTAAACCACGTAGGACGTAGGGTGTGTTATGGCTGCTCTCCAAATAGGGGCTGCTCCCAAGCTTTTTTCATCGAACAATacattcctttattttttttcaatattaaaaaaaatacaagatcGAATATTGTCCTATCCGTAACACTTGTGAGTCACCCCTTCGGTCTACTTAgcaatttttattaattattagtgatagttttttttttttttttttttctccagaCCCCATTTTAAGGTTTAAGTAATGGTTTTATATATTGAGTCTATCTTATACATTTATTAGATGGCAATAACACCACATCTGGGTGCTCCCACACAATTAGCCAGTTGAGAGAAGGCAAGTCAAGCACCTGCCGTTTCTTCTACATGCAGGAAACGAATTGTCCTATAAATGACAAactaaaacaaagaaagagacaAGTGAACCAGATTAACATGGCGAGTTTGAGGTGGAACTTCTGTTTCTTGGTTCTTTATGCATTCCTTCTTACCCACTCCCATGGTCGCCGATGCCTGCCAGAAAAACATGTTGCCTTATTCGTCTTCGGGGATTCACTATTCGATGCCGGAAACAATAACTACATCAACGTCACTGCTGAATCCAAGGCAAACTTTGAGCCCTACGGGATGACCACCTTTAAGTACCCCAACGGAAGATTTTCTGACGGCCGGATAGCCCCTGATTACATAGGTAACAGAAATTGCTATATATGACGTTTGTTTCTTCAGTATCTTGATTTTGTTGCCAAATTTGACTGTTGAAGCTTTAATTGTTTCAGCTGAGTACGCAAAATTGCCATATATTGCCCCATATCTGCATCCTGGTTATCATCTATTTGTTAATGGGGCAAACTTCGCATCAGCAGGAGCTAGTGCCCTTGGAGAAACGCATCAAGGATCGGTATGTAATCTTTCACATTAGCAGATGGAGTGGGACGTTGTTCTTGCAACATTCTACCCAAATTCCAAATCTTTGTATATGAATGTCCAAATATGTTACGTCATTTTCTGAAATAAATATGATGCCGGTGTTAATGCTTTTAATGACCCCAGGCGATACACCTAAAAGCTCAACTGGGTTATTTCAAGAACTTGGCGAGGCTGTTTAGACGAAAACTTGGTGATGCAGGAGCCAGGAAATTATTGAAGAGAGCAGTTTACTTAATAAGCATTGGGGCCAACGATTATCCTGGCTCTTCAATGTCGAATTCCAGCGGACCTTCCCCCTCCTCTCAAGAATACGTGGACATGGTGATCGGCAACTTGACATTTGTGCTcagagtaataaaaaaaattaacattcacTGCAATATTTTAAACGAATTAACTTTATCTACTTGAATTCTTGTTACAGCTTGGTTTTATGGTTTTTTCTTGATCATTTGCTAGGGAATATATGAGCAAGGAGGAAGGAAATTTGCGTTTCCAAGCGTGCCGCCAACACTTTCGCTACCAATCAGCAGAGCAGGAACGGTGGCAAACAAAGACGACAAAATCCGAGAGAAAGTTGCAGAACTCATAAAACTGCACGATAAAACACTTTCTAGGGTCCTCCAGGAGCTAGAGAGACAGCTCCGTGGATTCAGATATTCAAAAGCCACTCTCTTCACTTTTCTTAGTGAAAGAATAAACAGTCCTTCAAAATATGGTATGTCTTGGCTCTGAATGCACACAGAgtacattttattaattagtatCATAATTCGATTCTCATTTCTATCATAGACTGACAGAAATCTGTGTCGTGATTAATTACGTTTTGTGAAGGGTTCAAGGAAGGGGAGATAGCATGTTGCGGAACCGGTCCTTACAGAGGACTTTGGAGTTGTGGAGGAAAGAGACCAGTGAAAGAGTACGAAGTGTGTGGGAATCCCAGGGAGTATGTGTTCTTTGACTCTGCTCATCCGTCTGAAAAGACCCACCAGCAACTTGCTGAGCTAATGTGGAGCGGACCCCCCAATCTCATCGGACCTTACAATCTCAAAGCTCTGTTTGAACTCTGAGATCGATGTAGCTTTTATATGATGAGAAACAAGCAACTCGTATATGCTATCATCAaccaataaaatgaaaattgcaCTTTCCTTAAAATATTGCTGAATATTAATTAGTCTTACAACCATGAAAGTCGTGATTTATTACATTACTTTGGTTGTTTGTGACATGATATCTTGAACGCATGCGATTAGGTCGGCCATTCGCAAGAAATATTGAACTAATCTACCTGCATGTGTTGAAAGTTCAACTGAAACAAtttatctttcctttttccttacCTGTATATAAATGAAAATCGCAAGAAACCAGAAAGTAAACAAGATCTAACATGGTGGGTTCAAGGTTCCTTTTTCTGTTTCTTGGTTTTGTGTGCGAGCCGTCTTATCCCAACCACACCACGACTGATTTGCAGGCAAATTTTTGGCCATATGGAGAAAGCTTCTTCAAGTACCCCACTGGGAGGCCTTCCGATCGATGGCCGTCTAATTCCAGATTTCATTGGTAAAACTCAGATATTTTCTTCCCCTTATAACCAAAAGTGTCGCTCAAATTCACTTTTGAAGCATTCTTGCAGCCGAGTATGTAAAGTTTCCACTGATGCcaccatatatatatctacatcCTGGTTATCATCGATATACAGATGGGGCTACCTTTGCATCAGCAGAAGCTGGGGCTGATCTGTTGTCACTCACTCGCCAAGGATTagcatgcaaaaaaaaaaaaaaaaaaagtggcaaTAGTTCCTTGAAATActaattttctcatcttatatTACCCTCTTGGCTCTTTTGACATAAGAACATCTTGTATTGTAGCATGGTTGAGTACTTcccttttgttcttttctttatctGATCTATCAGGTGATAGACCTAAATACTCAACTGAAGTATTTCCAAGGACATGGAAATATTGCTGTTGGGGCCATTAATACTAGGCTGTGAAGCAGAAACCAAGACATTGCTGTCGAGAGCCGTTTACTTAATTAGCCTTGGCAGGAACGATGACCTAGTCCCTTTCGCTACAAATCCCAGCATTCGTGAATCCTACTCTCAAGAATAATATGGTAGATATGGTGATTGGCAACTTGACAACTGTGATCAAAGTAATTATAACAATCAGTGTTAAAATACTCCGTAGTGTTTGGTTGTttattcatattaaaatatttcttaatatccaaatagttaaaaagcaagtttttaagaaaattgatgttttccctttaatgtaattttttgaattttgcatAACTTAGTtacacttttaaaaatattgtgaacgaaaatatccatataaattttaaataattatagattCGCCCTTGTCTTATCTTATCAAGTGACATTCTCATTTTatcagtattttcttttttaatttgaatttcaaatttcaaaatttaaaatttttatcattttaagtaataattaacaCATCGGCACGGTATGATTGTGTAATTAAAAGTATTAGTGTAAATagcattttttatctttaaaaaatcatttttatttattatcaaataaatataatacgtttgaaagtattttagatatataattatcaaacagtaaataaatttttaatagaacTAATACTTATTACTTTAAACTCTACAACTATAAGCCTTAAACTAAAAGTTATATTACGTGCCTACAGCAATTCTAAACATGCACGGTATAATATGTGATATCCCATTTGGCATTTGATAAGGATAAATATATCCCAGACTACAAAGTTGAAGAGATAAATCTTTCCATGTGAAGACAAAcataaagaagagaaataagGGAATCGAAGATATCAATACTCTTGAAACAACTTGGATTACATCAGCCTACATAAAGGCATATAAGATCTAAAGTACAGACTCTTCTTTTGAAGCACTTGATGACTATAAAGTcttttaattaaagttttacTTAGGAAATAAAAAGACACATCATTCATCAATGAGAAACCAAAAGATAACGTTCAGAAATTAAAAGACAACTCTTAGAAACCAAAAAGCCTTATTAATTGATCCCTAGAATACTCAATAGTTTTCGTAACTTTGGATTTTGTTAAACTTGCAACAAAAGCAGCCTATGAACGAAGAACACATCAAATAATGACAACTTGACTTAAAGTGAACAAGGTTGACCGTGATGGCCCAACATTTACTACTCCTCACAAGTTTTGGTGAAACatcatatcttatctcatataattattaggGTGAATAGGAACTAACCGGACTGACCGTCGCTGACGGAGACCGGCGCAGAACAGGTAGGCCGAcaggagaaaataaccaaaactGAAGTCGGCCAGTTTAGTCCTGGTTTGAACAAGGTTCAAACCGCTGAACCggccaatataatatatattttatatatttctaacGACGCCATTTGACAtgaaacgacaccgttttgttttaaaccatatgaaaataattaaatgaaatgatgaCATATGGTTTAAACCAAACGATGTTGTTTCTGTGCTAGGATTAAGAATCACATGATTCTCTCCTTCTTGTGCCGAACTCCAACTTGGACTCTCTCGATCCTCTCTATTCTCAGACTCTCTCACTCCTCTTTCCATCTCTATTCTTAGGCTTTCTTGCTCCTCTCTCAGCCTCTCATTCAATCCCAGCTGCTGATGAACCCCTACACCACACGGTTGTAGTGTCACGGCCAATGCCTCTATCCTCTCTCAGACTCCCAGTTTCAGCATCTTATGATCGAGCAACGACTGCGAGCACTCTCATCTCTTTCCCTCTCCTCCGTCTCTTCGTCTGgtaacctatttttttttaggttgattcataattttatcatttaagcaTCTTTGTTGCTTCTTTGATCCTTGTGATTATTGGTGGATATGATCAAATTGCtgtcctctctctctatttgagatttatacaaaatatgggAAGATTTGagactaatttaaaattatttatttgtgtatgACTATGTACAGAGCGCAGACATTAAATTTTTGAAGCGAATTATTGGATTGTGAAGTGTGAACAGTAATCTGAGAATTATTCCTGAATCTCCACTGTGAGTGTTCTTAATAtgtttgatttaatatttattttgcatgaaaaaattattattgttaatttatgaTATTCTAATTGTGTTGTAAAAATAGTTTGATATAAATTGAGAAAAGATGAGTGAACTAAAACCTAAATTAGAGTCTTAGACTTGTGATATTTGTCATATTGCAAACTAGTTATTCtgtaattataatttgtgtTATGCACTATGTATAACACACATGTAAGTTATaacatttatgttttattttataaattagatggattcttcgttGACTCCGATTATTATTGATTCAAATGAACCAACCATTAACTTGGGAGATGATTTGAGGGAGACCTAAATATTAAAACCCCCTAGTGCCCTTACTAGTAGTACTTGTCCATTACCTATGAAACGAGAAAGGGAAGGATTCAACGATTGTATGAGACCATTTTACAAAGGTGGAGGGTTGTCCAGTAGATGATCCGAaagctaaatgtaattattgtggtaaGCCATATGCTTGACACTCAAAGAGGAATGGAGCTTCAACAATGCAAAACTATTTGCCTTCATATCCTAAAAATCTTCATAAATGTGAGCCTTTGGATAGGTACCAAAAAACATTAATAGGTGAGACAACACCTGTGGAAGAGGTTGGAGAGAGTAATTGCATTAAGGAGTCTTGTAACCCACAAATATAGTGAATGAGCTGTGAGGTTGGTGATTGTAGAGAtaataattattgatgagataCCATTTATAgttgttgaaggaaaatgatttaggAAAGTGTTTGTCTCTTGAACCTCGGTTTAAAGTACCATGTTGTGCCACagttgcaagagattgtataAAATTGTATGAATTAGAAAAgggaaaacttaaaaaagtgtttaaagaTGGTGGCATGAGGATTTCGTTGACGACTGATACATGGACATTGGTACagaatttgaattatatgtGTCTAACTACACACTTCATTGATAAGGAGtggaaattgcaaaaaaaaaaaaaaaaaacattgatttttgtttaatccctaattaTCTAGGAATACTATTGG
Above is a genomic segment from Juglans microcarpa x Juglans regia isolate MS1-56 chromosome 1D, Jm3101_v1.0, whole genome shotgun sequence containing:
- the LOC121259986 gene encoding GDSL lipase-like isoform X2, with the translated sequence MQETNCPINDKLKQRKRQVNQINMASLRWNFCFLVLYAFLLTHSHGRRCLPEKHVALFVFGDSLFDAGNNNYINVTAESKANFEPYGMTTFKYPNGRFSDGRIAPDYIAEYAKLPYIAPYLHPGYHLFVNGANFASAGASALGETHQGSAIHLKAQLGYFKNLARLFRRKLGDAGARKLLKRAVYLISIGANDYPGSSMSNSSGPSPSSQEYVDMVIGNLTFVLRGIYEQGGRKFAFPSVPPTLSLPISRAGTVANKDDKIREKVAELIKLHDKTLSRVLQELERQLRGFRYSKATLFTFLSERINSPSKYGRGDSMLRNRSLQRTLELWRKETSERVRSVWESQGVCVL
- the LOC121259986 gene encoding GDSL esterase/lipase 2-like isoform X1, which gives rise to MQETNCPINDKLKQRKRQVNQINMASLRWNFCFLVLYAFLLTHSHGRRCLPEKHVALFVFGDSLFDAGNNNYINVTAESKANFEPYGMTTFKYPNGRFSDGRIAPDYIAEYAKLPYIAPYLHPGYHLFVNGANFASAGASALGETHQGSAIHLKAQLGYFKNLARLFRRKLGDAGARKLLKRAVYLISIGANDYPGSSMSNSSGPSPSSQEYVDMVIGNLTFVLRGIYEQGGRKFAFPSVPPTLSLPISRAGTVANKDDKIREKVAELIKLHDKTLSRVLQELERQLRGFRYSKATLFTFLSERINSPSKYGFKEGEIACCGTGPYRGLWSCGGKRPVKEYEVCGNPREYVFFDSAHPSEKTHQQLAELMWSGPPNLIGPYNLKALFEL